In the Candidatus Mycosynbacter amalyticus genome, one interval contains:
- a CDS encoding TetR/AcrR family transcriptional regulator, whose product MIQKKDIIKAAQERIKNGETVSLDSVARDIGLTKAGLVHHYPTKKSLMMGLVNDVVERWQLMLDATPAKPNAEDRMMTYLRYAMSDEIDSSDFAFMADYKLKDELYAKWAKQIEAWFNFYDITDITRRSALMTVRLIADGAWFDRGLGMLNISVEERQSILDVSEKILKEGVK is encoded by the coding sequence ATGATTCAGAAAAAAGATATTATTAAAGCTGCACAGGAACGTATAAAAAACGGGGAAACGGTTTCGCTTGATTCCGTCGCTCGTGATATAGGATTAACTAAAGCAGGACTAGTGCATCACTATCCTACAAAAAAATCGCTTATGATGGGTCTTGTGAATGATGTCGTAGAAAGATGGCAATTAATGCTTGACGCAACTCCTGCTAAACCTAACGCCGAAGACAGGATGATGACTTACCTTAGGTATGCAATGTCTGACGAAATAGACTCATCAGATTTCGCCTTTATGGCTGACTACAAATTAAAAGATGAGCTTTACGCTAAATGGGCTAAACAGATTGAAGCTTGGTTCAACTTTTACGATATTACGGACATTACTAGGCGGTCTGCATTGATGACTGTTCGACTTATCGCTGATGGGGCTTGGTTCGATAGAGGCTTGGGGATGTTGAACATAAGTGTCGAAGAGAGGCAGTCAATCTTAGACGTCTCAGAGAAAATACTAAAAGAAGGAGTAAAATAA
- a CDS encoding DUF2164 domain-containing protein, with product MQHTWNFPDKESEQKCIDELITRIEDIGDDGVGMIAAQDVIDIVTEHLAPTIYNRGVRDARKLVLDKMQDAEFELDGLQIQQ from the coding sequence ATGCAACATACATGGAATTTTCCCGACAAAGAGTCGGAACAGAAATGCATCGACGAACTCATCACCCGCATCGAAGATATCGGCGACGACGGGGTGGGGATGATTGCGGCGCAAGATGTGATAGATATAGTGACAGAGCACTTAGCACCGACAATTTACAACCGCGGTGTGCGTGATGCCCGGAAGCTCGTGCTTGATAAAATGCAAGATGCCGAGTTTGAGCTGGATGGCTTGCAGATCCAGCAGTAG
- a CDS encoding spermidine synthase, whose translation MVHQAVGRFDRADPSEATDTHARRRYVYTTAANSASISSLSHIDVVEIDPKLVEVAREHFYYRDPSNVTLTFTDARTYVNQTKQRYDIVVVDVYGTTRIFRLLL comes from the coding sequence TTGGTACACCAAGCAGTTGGCCGGTTTGATCGCGCAGACCCCAGCGAAGCAACGGATACTCATGCTAGGCGGCGGTACGTTTACACTACCGCAGCAAATAGCGCATCGATATCCTCACTCTCTCATATCGATGTTGTCGAGATCGACCCGAAGCTAGTAGAGGTTGCACGTGAGCATTTCTACTATCGAGATCCAAGCAATGTCACTCTGACTTTTACGGATGCTCGCACATATGTTAATCAGACCAAGCAGCGCTACGACATCGTGGTAGTGGATGTGTATGGCACAACACGGATATTCCGTTTACTTTTATGA
- a CDS encoding fused MFS/spermidine synthase, producing the protein MTRLPTRLELLAFIVGFTLMTFELAAARILAPTVGSSTYVWTSIIGTIIAALSFGFYVGGRIADARARRRDVMWLLLVASGLIALTTVLYPHVLPWLADLEIDVRAQAVMAALLLFAPTSFVLGTISPYLAKLNVTSLKTAGTAVANLSMWDALGGITGTFLDRLRAVWVCGIARNLRRAGSGATAGDCATCRKVVPGSVDFCRHSTLYCGAGAHICPGT; encoded by the coding sequence ATGACACGTCTCCCAACGCGCCTTGAGCTTCTCGCTTTTATCGTCGGATTCACACTTATGACATTTGAGCTGGCTGCGGCACGTATTCTTGCTCCGACGGTCGGGAGCTCTACATATGTCTGGACAAGTATTATCGGCACGATAATCGCAGCACTGAGCTTCGGGTTTTATGTCGGCGGTCGGATAGCGGATGCGCGTGCTCGACGACGAGATGTGATGTGGCTGCTATTAGTGGCGTCTGGGTTAATTGCACTTACAACCGTACTGTATCCTCATGTGTTGCCGTGGCTGGCGGACCTTGAGATCGATGTGCGTGCGCAAGCTGTCATGGCAGCATTGCTACTGTTCGCACCTACTAGTTTCGTGCTCGGTACGATTAGTCCGTACCTGGCCAAACTCAACGTCACTTCACTCAAAACAGCCGGAACTGCTGTAGCAAACCTGAGTATGTGGGACGCACTCGGTGGGATTACGGGCACGTTTCTGGACAGGCTTCGTGCTGTTTGGGTATGTGGGATCGCGCGCAATCTTCGTCGTGCTGGTAGTGGTGCTACTGCTGGCGACTGTGCTACTTGCAGAAAAGTTGTACCGGGGTCAGTGGATTTTTGCCGGCATAGTACTTTATATTGTGGCGCTGGCGCCCACATATGCCCAGGCACTTAA